The proteins below are encoded in one region of Deinococcus fonticola:
- a CDS encoding OsmC family protein: MADIARKAAAHWQGDLKSGKGTVSLESGLLKDAQYGFQSRFESGPGTNPEELLASAHAGCFTMQLSALLSNHGHTVEDLRTDATCEMVKDGPGFRISRMHLVVRGKVTGSDQADFEAHVKDAAEKCPLSRVMQGNVEITHEAILE, translated from the coding sequence ATGGCAGACATCGCAAGAAAAGCAGCGGCCCACTGGCAAGGCGACCTGAAAAGCGGCAAGGGCACCGTCAGCCTCGAAAGCGGGCTGCTGAAGGACGCCCAGTACGGCTTCCAGTCCCGTTTCGAGAGTGGCCCCGGCACCAACCCCGAGGAACTGCTCGCCAGCGCCCACGCGGGCTGCTTCACCATGCAACTCTCGGCGCTGCTGAGCAACCATGGGCACACCGTGGAAGACCTGCGCACCGACGCCACCTGCGAGATGGTGAAGGACGGCCCCGGTTTCAGGATCAGCCGGATGCACCTGGTCGTGCGCGGCAAAGTCACGGGCAGCGACCAGGCCGACTTTGAAGCGCACGTGAAGGACGCCGCCGAGAAGTGCCCCCTGAGCCGCGTCATGCAGGGCAACGTGGAGATCACTCACGAAGCGATTCTGGAATAA
- a CDS encoding c-type cytochrome, with protein sequence MKNTFAVTMTLLLLGTLAGSVIAYKKATTPDEAAAHASAAASGPEGTATHVETPAAATPAPSDDAAAHGETQPAPTDAGTTANAGTPGVDNTNAAGATGNAPAETANAAHASEPAGDIEAGKTKYAASCAGCHGANAEGGMGGMAPKLNAVKDWTQEQFKTALRDGNTPTKTLAPPMMKFDTTAVTDDEVAGIYAWLKTVD encoded by the coding sequence ATGAAGAACACGTTCGCCGTCACCATGACCCTCCTGTTGCTTGGAACACTCGCGGGTTCCGTGATCGCCTACAAAAAAGCCACCACCCCGGACGAAGCGGCGGCCCACGCCAGTGCCGCTGCCAGTGGCCCTGAAGGGACGGCCACCCATGTGGAAACGCCCGCTGCGGCCACGCCCGCCCCCAGCGACGATGCCGCGGCGCACGGCGAAACGCAGCCCGCGCCGACCGATGCCGGCACCACCGCCAACGCCGGAACGCCCGGCGTGGACAACACCAACGCTGCCGGGGCCACCGGCAACGCCCCCGCCGAAACGGCGAACGCCGCGCACGCCAGCGAACCCGCCGGGGACATCGAGGCAGGCAAAACCAAATACGCCGCCTCCTGCGCCGGTTGCCACGGTGCGAACGCCGAGGGCGGCATGGGCGGCATGGCACCCAAACTGAACGCCGTAAAGGATTGGACGCAGGAGCAATTCAAGACCGCCCTGCGCGACGGCAACACGCCAACCAAGACCCTGGCCCCGCCCATGATGAAGTTCGACACCACCGCCGTGACCGACGACGAAGTGGCGGGCATCTATGCCTGGCTGAAAACTGTCGACTGA
- a CDS encoding GNAT family N-acetyltransferase, giving the protein MSTPEIRPLTNTPQTRAHLAEVLIATVAAGGSVGFMHPVSPAQAQAFWQAAFNEADAGNRVIFGAWEGQRLLGTVTLLTALPPNQPHRAEIAKMMTHPQARQRGIATRLIQAAEAEAAARGKTLLVLDTASDEGAGPFYEKMGYSLSGEIPEFALKPHGGLTGTLLYWKRLS; this is encoded by the coding sequence GTGTCCACGCCTGAAATCCGCCCGCTCACGAACACGCCGCAAACCCGGGCGCACCTGGCCGAGGTGCTGATCGCCACCGTCGCGGCGGGCGGCTCGGTGGGGTTCATGCACCCTGTTTCCCCGGCCCAGGCGCAGGCGTTCTGGCAGGCGGCCTTCAATGAGGCGGATGCCGGGAACCGCGTGATTTTTGGCGCCTGGGAAGGTCAGCGTCTGCTGGGCACTGTGACCCTGCTGACCGCCCTGCCGCCAAATCAGCCGCACCGGGCGGAAATAGCGAAGATGATGACGCACCCACAGGCCCGTCAGCGCGGAATCGCCACGCGGCTGATTCAGGCCGCCGAGGCAGAAGCCGCCGCACGCGGAAAAACACTGCTGGTGCTGGATACCGCCAGCGATGAAGGCGCCGGCCCGTTCTACGAGAAAATGGGCTACAGCCTCAGCGGGGAAATTCCAGAGTTCGCGCTGAAACCACACGGCGGCCTCACCGGAACATTGTTGTACTGGAAGCGCCTGTCCTGA
- a CDS encoding response regulator transcription factor encodes MERKPLVLVIEDEKDIARFIELELAAEGYATEVAFDGVTGLSKFREVNPDLVILDLMLPVLDGLEVARRIRKTSNTPIIILTAKDGIQDKVEGLDSGADDYLIKPFSIEELLARVRAHLRRVNPAVTGEVRVADLVMNLDGREIFRGGRRVELSAKEFELLELLARNPGKVFSRFEIEEKVWPEYTGGSNVVDVYIGYLRRKLEEGGERRLIHTVRGVGYVLREE; translated from the coding sequence ATGGAACGCAAGCCCCTGGTACTGGTGATCGAGGATGAAAAAGACATCGCTCGGTTTATCGAATTGGAACTGGCCGCCGAAGGGTACGCCACCGAAGTGGCCTTCGACGGCGTGACCGGCCTCAGCAAATTCCGCGAAGTGAACCCGGATCTGGTGATCCTTGACCTGATGCTGCCCGTGCTGGACGGCCTGGAAGTCGCCCGGCGCATCCGCAAGACCAGCAACACCCCCATCATCATCCTGACCGCCAAAGACGGCATTCAGGACAAGGTCGAGGGCCTGGACTCGGGGGCCGACGACTACCTCATCAAACCCTTTTCCATCGAGGAGCTGCTGGCCCGCGTGCGCGCTCACCTGCGCCGCGTGAACCCGGCCGTGACCGGCGAGGTGCGCGTGGCCGACCTGGTCATGAACCTCGACGGGCGCGAGATCTTCCGGGGAGGCCGGCGCGTGGAGCTGTCTGCCAAGGAATTCGAGCTGCTGGAACTGCTGGCCCGCAACCCCGGCAAGGTCTTTTCACGCTTTGAGATAGAGGAAAAAGTCTGGCCCGAGTACACCGGCGGCAGCAACGTCGTGGACGTGTACATCGGTTACCTGCGCCGCAAGCTGGAAGAAGGCGGAGAGCGCCGCCTGATTCACACCGTGCGCGGCGTCGGGTACGTGCTGCGCGAAGAGTAG
- a CDS encoding adenylate/guanylate cyclase domain-containing protein, which translates to MNQRLLPLPRQRAQVQHVSVLMLDLVGSTRLARDLPLEHYAALMTELVQLLILSCEAWGGTVLQHQGDGVVACWPQEHTPQAVRCSLEAPQRVSRLGLAQQLGVSLQVRGGVANGTVITGEVGSQITAYGLPLNLARRMCDAARPAETLVCADVAEWCQHAPAPLAFALRRDQPALRGFDGDCQAYTAAIRERLSHSGMKVI; encoded by the coding sequence ATGAACCAACGTCTACTTCCTCTGCCCAGGCAACGTGCGCAAGTGCAGCATGTCAGCGTGCTGATGCTGGATCTGGTGGGCAGCACCCGCCTGGCGCGGGATCTGCCGCTGGAGCACTACGCGGCCCTGATGACCGAGCTGGTGCAGCTGCTGATCCTGAGCTGCGAAGCCTGGGGCGGCACGGTGTTGCAACACCAGGGTGACGGTGTGGTCGCCTGCTGGCCGCAGGAGCACACCCCGCAGGCGGTGCGCTGTTCGCTGGAGGCGCCGCAGCGCGTCTCGCGGCTGGGTCTGGCGCAGCAACTGGGCGTGAGTTTGCAGGTGCGCGGCGGGGTTGCCAACGGCACGGTCATCACGGGTGAGGTGGGCAGCCAAATCACCGCTTACGGCCTGCCCCTGAACCTGGCGCGGCGCATGTGTGACGCCGCCCGCCCCGCAGAGACGCTGGTGTGCGCCGATGTGGCCGAGTGGTGCCAGCACGCGCCGGCCCCGCTGGCGTTCGCGCTGCGCCGCGATCAGCCGGCCTTGCGGGGCTTTGACGGGGACTGCCAGGCATACACTGCCGCCATCCGCGAGCGGCTTAGTCACAGCGGGATGAAAGTCATCTAA
- a CDS encoding alpha/beta hydrolase: MQQQEWTVPGAPVRGFVWPAEKPRGVVLLAHGFGEYAGRYVEKYHGLIPALVGGGFTVYSYDQRGHGASEGRRAVVDMHVLVGDHLKAREALRHQPLPVFLLGHSMGGLIAAASAVRDPRGLRGVILSSPALLVGEDESPLKKSLAPLLGRIAPGLPVAELPTSGLSRRKDELAAYEADRGIYHGKVAALSAGTMLSLSDSLWRRYPQWTLPTLIFHGSRDQITDPRGSRRFHDVIPAKDKTYMEFEGGYHELLNDECRAEVRELILRWLGERTP; encoded by the coding sequence ATGCAACAGCAGGAATGGACGGTGCCCGGAGCGCCCGTCAGGGGGTTCGTCTGGCCGGCAGAAAAACCGCGCGGCGTGGTGCTGCTCGCGCACGGATTCGGTGAGTACGCGGGGCGGTACGTGGAGAAGTACCACGGCCTGATCCCTGCACTGGTCGGGGGCGGGTTCACGGTGTACAGCTACGATCAGCGCGGTCACGGCGCTTCGGAGGGCCGGCGCGCGGTGGTAGACATGCACGTGCTGGTTGGCGATCACCTGAAGGCCAGGGAAGCCCTGCGCCATCAGCCGCTGCCAGTGTTTCTGCTGGGGCACAGCATGGGGGGCCTGATCGCGGCGGCCAGCGCGGTGCGTGACCCGCGTGGCCTGCGGGGGGTGATTCTCTCCAGTCCGGCCCTGCTGGTCGGTGAGGACGAGAGCCCCCTGAAGAAGAGCCTGGCCCCGCTGCTGGGGCGCATCGCGCCGGGCCTGCCCGTGGCCGAGCTGCCCACCTCCGGCCTGTCGCGCCGCAAGGACGAACTGGCGGCTTACGAGGCCGACCGGGGGATCTACCACGGGAAGGTGGCGGCCCTGAGCGCCGGAACCATGTTGAGCCTCAGCGACAGCCTGTGGCGGCGTTACCCGCAGTGGACACTGCCCACCCTTATTTTTCACGGCAGTCGCGATCAAATCACCGACCCCAGGGGCAGCAGACGCTTTCACGACGTGATTCCCGCGAAGGACAAGACGTATATGGAGTTCGAGGGCGGGTATCACGAGCTGCTGAACGACGAGTGCCGCGCCGAGGTGCGCGAACTGATCCTGCGCTGGCTGGGGGAGCGCACGCCGTGA
- the malQ gene encoding 4-alpha-glucanotransferase: MTLNRASGILLHPTSLPGPYGIGELGMNARHFIDWLAQAGQTYWQVMPLGPTGYGDSPYQAFSAFAGNPYLIDLATLKEEKLLSDADFAAMPDFDPFKVDFGVQYVWRHQMLDRAYAKFVFDSTPELHREFEDFKAAEASWLDDYALFMALKNAFGGLPWNAWESGARDRDPQVLSQATERLAAQIDRVKFVQFLFFRQWTALRQYARERGIQVIGDIPIFVALDSSDAWANRDQFFFDDQGQPTVVAGVPPDYFSETGQLWGNPLYNWDAMQKDGFQWWIKRFQGSLKLYDLIRVDHFRGFAGYWEIPFPAVNAIQGRWVPALGHQMFEAVFAALGELPIIAEDLGVITPDVDKLRDDFHFPGMAVLQFAFGGGDFSVNAFLPENLKENQVVYTGTHDNDTSRGWWVNAAPEERRNFSQYVQHDPAEEAFAGQLTRLAFQSRAALAVVPLQDVLNLGSEARMNLPGTTGDHNWTWRYNPATLMPSLADSLRVLTEQTGRLSSRP; this comes from the coding sequence ATGACGCTGAACCGCGCTAGCGGCATCCTTCTCCACCCCACCAGCCTGCCCGGCCCCTACGGCATCGGCGAACTCGGCATGAACGCCCGGCATTTCATCGACTGGCTCGCGCAGGCCGGACAGACCTACTGGCAGGTCATGCCGCTCGGCCCGACCGGGTACGGCGACAGCCCCTACCAGGCCTTTTCCGCCTTCGCCGGCAACCCTTACCTGATCGACCTGGCGACCCTCAAGGAAGAGAAGCTGCTCAGCGACGCGGACTTCGCGGCCATGCCCGACTTCGACCCCTTCAAGGTGGATTTCGGCGTGCAGTACGTGTGGCGTCACCAGATGCTCGACCGCGCCTACGCCAAATTCGTGTTCGACTCTACCCCCGAACTGCACCGCGAATTCGAGGACTTCAAAGCCGCCGAGGCCAGCTGGCTGGACGATTATGCCCTTTTCATGGCCCTCAAGAACGCTTTCGGGGGCCTGCCGTGGAACGCCTGGGAAAGTGGCGCGCGCGACCGCGACCCGCAGGTGCTGAGCCAGGCCACCGAGCGCCTGGCCGCCCAGATCGACCGCGTGAAGTTCGTGCAGTTCCTGTTTTTCCGGCAGTGGACGGCGCTGCGCCAGTATGCCCGCGAGCGTGGCATTCAGGTGATCGGGGACATCCCCATTTTTGTGGCGCTGGACAGCAGTGACGCCTGGGCCAACCGCGACCAGTTCTTCTTCGACGACCAGGGCCAACCCACCGTCGTGGCGGGCGTGCCGCCCGATTACTTCAGTGAAACGGGGCAACTCTGGGGCAATCCCCTCTACAACTGGGACGCCATGCAAAAAGACGGTTTCCAGTGGTGGATCAAACGTTTTCAGGGCAGCCTGAAACTGTATGACCTGATTCGCGTGGATCACTTCCGGGGCTTCGCCGGCTACTGGGAAATTCCTTTTCCGGCCGTAAACGCTATTCAGGGCCGCTGGGTGCCCGCGCTAGGCCACCAGATGTTCGAGGCCGTGTTCGCTGCGCTGGGCGAACTGCCCATCATTGCCGAGGATCTGGGCGTCATTACGCCCGATGTCGACAAACTGCGCGACGACTTCCATTTTCCCGGCATGGCGGTGTTGCAGTTCGCGTTCGGCGGCGGGGACTTCAGCGTGAACGCCTTCCTGCCCGAAAACCTGAAGGAAAATCAAGTGGTGTACACCGGCACGCACGACAACGACACCTCGCGCGGCTGGTGGGTGAACGCTGCCCCCGAAGAACGCCGCAACTTCTCGCAGTACGTGCAGCATGACCCCGCCGAGGAAGCCTTCGCCGGGCAGCTCACGCGCCTGGCCTTCCAGAGCCGCGCGGCCCTGGCGGTCGTCCCCCTCCAGGACGTGCTGAACCTGGGCAGCGAGGCCCGCATGAACCTGCCCGGCACCACCGGCGACCACAACTGGACGTGGCGCTACAACCCCGCCACCCTGATGCCCAGCCTGGCCGACAGCCTGCGCGTGCTGACCGAGCAGACCGGCAGGCTCAGTTCGCGCCCTTGA
- the uvrB gene encoding excinuclease ABC subunit UvrB → MLTVKSEFKPSGDQPTAIASLVDGLESGLRFQTLLGATGTGKTYSMAKVIEETQRPALIMAPNKILTAQLASEFREFFPDNAVEFFISYYDYYQPEAYVPGKDLFIEKDASINQEIERLRHSATRSLMTRRDVIVVASVSCIYGLGDPKEYTALNLILKKGEQVSRDEMFGRLVNMQYERNDIELMPGRFRAKGETVDVWPAYDEQPLRIELWGDDIERISVIHPLTGDRLGDLDATVIYPAKHYVSSAGNIERAIVTIQEELDQRLEYFKSTGKLLEAQRLKERTLYDLEMLKVLGYCSGIENYSRHIDGRPPGATPYTMLDYFPDDFITFIDESHVTVPQIGGMANGDRARKQTLVDYGFRLPSAMDNRPLNFEEFMTKTGQTIYVSATPGPFEREVSDSVADQIIRPTGLIDPPVTVRPINGQIEDLLGRVREKAALGERTLVTTLTKRMSEDLTEYLLEKGVKARYMHSDIDSVERQVIIRDLRLGHYDVLVGINLLREGLDLPEVSLVAILDADKPGFLRSERALIQTIGRAARNVNGEVILYGDTITPAMKFAIEETARRREKQQAYNEEHGITPTTVIKGVRNVIRGEEQPDEISSDNIGDDRDSLTAQLTDLELDMWQASEDLDFEKAASLRDQIRAIEAKLQGKEFKQATVPGQKVRKKGRR, encoded by the coding sequence ATGTTGACTGTCAAGTCCGAATTCAAACCGTCCGGCGACCAGCCCACCGCCATCGCCTCCCTGGTCGACGGACTGGAAAGCGGGCTGCGGTTTCAGACACTGCTGGGGGCCACCGGCACCGGCAAAACCTACAGCATGGCGAAGGTCATCGAGGAAACGCAGCGCCCGGCGCTGATCATGGCTCCCAACAAGATCCTCACGGCGCAGCTGGCGTCCGAGTTCCGCGAGTTCTTCCCGGACAATGCGGTCGAATTCTTCATCAGCTACTACGATTACTACCAGCCCGAGGCGTATGTGCCGGGCAAAGACCTGTTCATCGAGAAGGACGCCAGCATTAACCAGGAGATCGAGCGCCTGCGCCACTCGGCCACGCGCAGCCTGATGACGCGCCGGGACGTGATCGTGGTGGCGTCGGTGTCGTGCATTTACGGCCTGGGTGACCCGAAGGAGTACACCGCCCTCAACCTGATCCTGAAGAAGGGCGAGCAGGTCAGCCGCGACGAGATGTTCGGGCGGCTGGTGAACATGCAGTACGAGCGCAACGACATCGAACTGATGCCTGGGCGCTTCCGCGCAAAAGGGGAGACGGTGGACGTGTGGCCCGCCTACGACGAACAGCCCCTGCGCATCGAACTGTGGGGCGACGACATCGAGCGCATCAGCGTGATTCACCCGCTGACCGGCGACCGACTGGGCGACCTGGACGCCACCGTGATCTACCCGGCCAAGCATTACGTGAGCAGCGCCGGGAACATCGAGCGGGCCATCGTGACCATTCAGGAGGAACTCGACCAGCGCCTGGAATACTTCAAGTCCACCGGGAAACTGCTGGAAGCGCAGCGCCTCAAGGAGCGCACCCTGTACGACCTGGAGATGCTCAAGGTGCTGGGCTACTGCTCCGGCATCGAGAACTACTCGCGCCACATCGACGGACGCCCGCCGGGGGCCACGCCGTACACCATGCTGGACTATTTCCCGGACGACTTCATCACCTTCATCGACGAGTCGCACGTCACCGTGCCGCAGATCGGCGGGATGGCCAACGGCGACCGCGCCCGCAAGCAGACCCTGGTGGATTACGGCTTCCGCCTGCCCTCGGCCATGGACAACCGCCCGCTGAACTTCGAGGAGTTCATGACGAAAACCGGGCAGACCATTTACGTGTCCGCCACCCCCGGCCCCTTCGAGCGCGAGGTAAGCGACAGCGTGGCCGACCAGATCATCCGCCCCACCGGCCTGATCGACCCGCCGGTCACGGTGCGGCCCATCAACGGCCAGATCGAAGACCTGCTGGGCCGCGTGCGCGAGAAAGCCGCCCTTGGGGAACGCACGCTGGTCACCACCCTCACCAAACGCATGAGCGAAGACCTCACCGAGTACCTGCTGGAAAAAGGCGTGAAGGCGCGGTACATGCACAGCGACATCGACAGCGTGGAACGCCAGGTGATCATCCGCGACCTGCGCCTGGGGCACTACGACGTGCTGGTGGGCATCAACCTGCTGCGCGAGGGTCTGGATTTGCCGGAAGTGTCCCTCGTTGCCATTCTGGACGCCGACAAACCCGGCTTCCTGCGCAGCGAACGCGCCCTGATCCAGACTATCGGCCGCGCCGCCCGCAACGTGAACGGCGAGGTGATCCTGTACGGCGACACCATCACGCCCGCCATGAAGTTTGCCATCGAGGAAACCGCCCGCCGCCGCGAAAAGCAGCAGGCGTACAACGAGGAGCACGGCATCACCCCCACCACCGTCATCAAGGGCGTGCGCAACGTCATTCGCGGCGAGGAACAGCCCGACGAGATCAGCAGCGACAATATCGGGGACGACCGGGACAGCCTCACCGCGCAGCTCACCGACCTTGAACTGGACATGTGGCAGGCGTCGGAAGACCTCGACTTCGAGAAAGCCGCCAGCCTGCGCGACCAGATCAGGGCCATCGAAGCGAAGTTGCAAGGAAAAGAGTTCAAGCAGGCCACCGTGCCGGGGCAGAAGGTCAGGAAGAAAGGGCGGCGGTAA
- a CDS encoding uracil-xanthine permease family protein codes for MTQTPTPSPANIPPERRVVLGLQHSIAMFGATVLVPILVGLSPSVALFGAGVATLLFHLITQGKVPIFLGSSFAFIAPTALVVKEMGPAAAGGGLIAAGLMYLLFSALVTIFGTDRLLRVFPPVVTGPVIIVIGLGLSSVAVNQAKTNWWLALATLLAAILASVFGRGLFRMIPILLGVVTGYLVALLTGQVDSKALADIAAAPLFGLPDFHAPALDWRAVAIIAPVAVVTFIEHVGDVIVNGRVVGKNFLKDPGLNRTLLADGLANMTSAALGGPAATTYAENTGVLALTRVYDPRVLQIGAFFAICFGCSPKLAAVLKSLPQGVLGGVSILLFGMIASVGIRTLAEAKIDFAHSRNLIIVSLILVLGLGGASFPLSIAGTKLELHGMALAALVGIIANLLLPHQHQEVAGLPEGQDVSV; via the coding sequence ATGACCCAAACGCCCACCCCCTCCCCCGCTAACATTCCACCGGAGCGCCGCGTGGTGCTGGGGTTACAGCACTCGATCGCCATGTTCGGTGCCACGGTTCTCGTGCCCATTCTGGTGGGCCTATCGCCCAGCGTGGCCCTGTTCGGCGCGGGGGTCGCCACCCTGCTGTTTCACCTGATCACGCAGGGGAAAGTCCCGATATTTCTGGGGAGTTCCTTCGCTTTCATTGCCCCGACTGCCCTGGTCGTGAAGGAGATGGGGCCAGCGGCGGCGGGCGGCGGCCTGATCGCGGCAGGCCTGATGTACCTGCTGTTCAGCGCCCTGGTGACCATATTCGGCACCGACCGGCTGCTGCGCGTATTCCCGCCCGTCGTGACCGGCCCGGTCATTATCGTGATCGGTCTGGGATTGTCGAGCGTGGCCGTGAATCAGGCGAAAACCAACTGGTGGCTGGCCCTCGCCACGCTGCTGGCAGCCATTCTGGCCAGCGTGTTCGGGCGTGGCCTCTTCCGCATGATTCCCATTCTGCTGGGCGTCGTGACCGGCTACCTGGTCGCGCTGCTGACCGGGCAGGTGGACAGCAAGGCCCTGGCCGACATTGCCGCCGCGCCGCTGTTCGGCCTGCCGGATTTTCACGCCCCGGCGCTGGACTGGCGGGCGGTGGCGATTATTGCCCCGGTGGCCGTCGTGACGTTCATCGAGCATGTCGGGGACGTGATCGTGAACGGGCGCGTGGTCGGCAAGAACTTCCTGAAAGACCCCGGCCTCAACCGCACCCTCCTCGCCGACGGCCTGGCCAACATGACCAGTGCCGCGCTGGGTGGCCCCGCCGCCACCACCTACGCTGAGAACACCGGCGTCCTGGCCCTGACCCGCGTGTACGACCCACGCGTGCTGCAAATCGGCGCATTCTTTGCCATCTGCTTTGGCTGCTCTCCGAAACTGGCCGCCGTGCTGAAAAGCCTGCCGCAAGGCGTGCTGGGCGGTGTGTCCATTCTGCTGTTCGGCATGATCGCCTCGGTGGGCATCCGCACCCTGGCCGAAGCCAAAATAGACTTCGCGCACAGCCGCAACCTGATTATCGTGTCGCTGATTCTGGTGCTGGGCCTGGGCGGCGCGTCCTTCCCCCTGAGTATTGCCGGAACGAAACTGGAACTGCACGGCATGGCCCTCGCCGCCCTGGTCGGCATCATCGCCAATCTGCTGCTGCCCCACCAGCATCAGGAAGTCGCCGGGCTGCCTGAGGGACAGGACGTGAGCGTGTGA
- a CDS encoding alpha/beta hydrolase, with protein sequence MRFSSRLILALMGAAALSAVLSSCSSDRIVQTVNATNSPRGLNVVQNQRYGPDTRNTIDVYAPQEARSAPVVLFIHGGSWTGGDKSQHAFVGESLARAGYVTGVMNYRLAPQNRYPTYIQDAALALKWLRDNAGKYGGNPQNVFVAGHSAGGFNAVELVDNARWLREVNVPISSIRGVIGIAGPYSYDFREFSSRNAFPEEGLPDDIMPDRHVRADAPPHLLLVAANDTTVYPQNAINMEAALQKAGAQVERKVLPRLNHITILGAVARNLTFLGGTRAEIIQFIEARRLK encoded by the coding sequence ATGCGTTTTTCTTCCCGACTGATCCTGGCCCTGATGGGGGCCGCCGCCCTGAGTGCCGTGTTGAGCAGTTGCTCCAGTGACCGGATCGTGCAGACCGTGAACGCCACCAACAGCCCGCGCGGCCTGAATGTGGTGCAAAACCAGCGCTACGGCCCGGACACCCGCAACACCATAGACGTGTACGCGCCGCAGGAGGCCCGCAGCGCCCCGGTCGTGCTGTTTATTCACGGTGGGTCGTGGACGGGCGGCGACAAGAGCCAGCACGCTTTCGTGGGCGAGTCGCTGGCCCGCGCCGGGTACGTGACGGGCGTCATGAATTACCGTTTGGCCCCGCAAAACCGTTACCCCACCTACATTCAGGACGCTGCGCTGGCCCTGAAGTGGCTGCGCGACAACGCCGGGAAGTACGGCGGCAACCCGCAGAACGTGTTCGTGGCGGGCCACTCGGCGGGCGGCTTCAACGCCGTGGAGCTGGTGGATAACGCCCGCTGGCTGCGCGAGGTGAATGTCCCCATCTCCAGCATTCGCGGGGTGATCGGGATTGCCGGGCCGTACAGCTACGATTTCCGGGAGTTTTCCAGCCGCAACGCCTTCCCGGAAGAAGGTCTGCCGGACGACATCATGCCGGACCGGCACGTCCGCGCCGACGCGCCCCCGCACCTGCTCCTGGTCGCGGCCAACGACACCACGGTGTATCCACAAAACGCCATCAACATGGAAGCCGCGCTGCAAAAAGCGGGCGCTCAGGTGGAACGCAAGGTGCTGCCGCGCCTCAACCACATCACCATTCTGGGCGCGGTGGCACGGAACCTGACCTTCCTGGGGGGCACGCGGGCCGAGATCATCCAGTTTATCGAGGCCAGGCGCCTGAAGTGA
- the sdaAB gene encoding L-serine ammonia-lyase, iron-sulfur-dependent subunit beta: protein MSLLDMIGPVMIGPSSSHTAGACRLGLIAHHLLGETPRKATIGLHASFAKTGRGHGTHLALIAGILGFAPDDPRLPQAFEEAGAAGLEFEFRDVDLGDVHPNTAHIDLHGETQHVTMQGSSTGGGVIQVTQVQGLGVNFSGASPTLIVRYRDAIGVIARLASTIAAAECNIATLTCTREGRGGQALLAVELDQEMSTEAVNFLNSWQVTNWVRMLPKVMDG, encoded by the coding sequence ATGTCCCTTCTTGACATGATTGGCCCGGTCATGATCGGCCCCAGCAGCAGCCACACGGCGGGCGCGTGCCGCCTCGGGCTGATCGCGCATCACCTGCTGGGCGAAACCCCCCGCAAAGCCACCATCGGCCTGCACGCCAGCTTCGCCAAGACCGGACGCGGCCACGGCACGCACCTGGCCCTCATTGCCGGCATTCTGGGTTTTGCGCCCGACGACCCCCGGTTGCCCCAGGCCTTCGAGGAGGCTGGGGCCGCCGGGCTGGAATTCGAGTTCAGAGACGTCGACCTGGGCGACGTTCACCCGAATACTGCGCACATCGACCTGCACGGGGAAACGCAACACGTCACTATGCAGGGCAGCAGCACCGGCGGCGGCGTCATTCAGGTCACGCAGGTGCAGGGCCTCGGCGTGAACTTCAGCGGCGCAAGTCCCACCCTGATCGTCCGGTACAGGGACGCCATCGGCGTGATCGCCCGCCTGGCCAGCACCATTGCCGCCGCTGAGTGCAACATCGCCACCCTCACCTGCACCCGTGAAGGACGCGGCGGCCAGGCCCTCCTTGCCGTGGAACTCGACCAGGAAATGAGCACCGAAGCCGTGAACTTCCTCAATAGCTGGCAGGTGACGAACTGGGTCAGGATGCTGCCCAAAGTCATGGACGGTTAA
- a CDS encoding AAA family ATPase: protein MTPFVWHLVGPPGSGKRTVGLHLARLTGAVLLDNHLFNDAVFKPYGADGLRPIPAEIHALAARVREAGLEAARLAPPDVNQIFTSYLTNRPSGPAALQRVRDLAAQRGATYLPVWLECSVEELARRLPLPERLERAKMRDPQQLRETLASAGMLAPPRDAVRIDTAALSPADSALLIAHQAGQLF from the coding sequence ATGACGCCGTTCGTGTGGCATCTGGTCGGCCCGCCTGGAAGCGGAAAAAGAACGGTGGGACTGCATCTGGCGCGTTTGACGGGGGCGGTGCTGCTGGACAATCACCTGTTCAACGACGCCGTATTCAAACCTTATGGCGCGGACGGACTGCGGCCGATCCCGGCTGAAATTCACGCCCTGGCCGCGCGGGTACGTGAGGCGGGATTGGAGGCGGCAAGACTCGCTCCGCCTGATGTGAATCAGATCTTTACCAGTTACCTGACGAACAGGCCGTCCGGCCCGGCGGCCCTGCAACGGGTGCGGGATCTGGCCGCGCAACGTGGGGCGACATACCTGCCCGTATGGCTGGAATGCAGCGTGGAGGAACTCGCCCGGCGCCTGCCCCTGCCGGAGCGCCTGGAACGGGCCAAAATGCGCGATCCGCAGCAACTCCGCGAAACGCTGGCGTCGGCCGGAATGTTGGCGCCGCCGCGTGATGCTGTTCGCATCGACACGGCGGCACTCTCTCCGGCCGACTCGGCCTTACTGATCGCGCATCAGGCCGGGCAGCTTTTCTAG